One part of the Pseudocalidococcus azoricus BACA0444 genome encodes these proteins:
- a CDS encoding Glu/Leu/Phe/Val family dehydrogenase: MSGSQLSDAQIQLQRAMAHLDLPTDTRERLKYPKAAIRVAIPVRMDDGSLQIFQGYRVRYEDTRGPGKGGVRYHPHVTADEVESLAFWMTFKCAVMDLPFGGAKGGITVNPKALSVMELERLSRGYIDGIADFIGPDMDILAPDVYTNAMIMGWMMDQYSLIQRRISRGVVTGKPIAMGGSLGRNSATAKGAYTVINNVLPRYGYQPPNTTVAIQGFGNAGGILAELLFRSGYRVVAVSDSQGGIYAPEGLDIPSVKQYKETTRGLEAVYCAGSVCQRVDYQRITNAELLQLPVDVLVPAALEKQITQDNAAQVQAKVIFEVANGPITAAADAILAQKGIPVFPDILVNAGGVTVSYFEWVQNRSGWYWSAAEVDQKLQERMLRETNEIWHIAQAKTIPFRTAAYVHALGRISDAIKARGTRDDYQGQH; this comes from the coding sequence ATGAGTGGTTCCCAACTATCCGATGCCCAAATTCAACTGCAACGGGCTATGGCCCATCTGGACTTACCCACCGATACCCGAGAACGGTTGAAATACCCCAAAGCCGCGATTCGGGTAGCCATTCCGGTGCGGATGGATGATGGCTCATTGCAAATTTTTCAGGGCTATCGGGTGCGCTACGAGGACACGCGGGGGCCGGGCAAAGGCGGAGTCCGCTACCATCCCCATGTCACTGCCGATGAAGTGGAATCCCTAGCCTTTTGGATGACCTTTAAGTGTGCCGTGATGGATTTACCTTTTGGCGGGGCAAAGGGGGGGATCACGGTTAATCCGAAAGCCCTCTCGGTCATGGAATTAGAACGCCTCAGCCGCGGCTATATTGACGGAATTGCCGACTTTATTGGCCCGGACATGGATATTTTGGCTCCAGATGTTTATACCAATGCCATGATTATGGGCTGGATGATGGATCAATATAGCTTAATTCAACGGCGAATTAGTCGCGGCGTGGTCACGGGTAAACCGATTGCGATGGGGGGAAGTTTAGGCCGCAATTCTGCCACCGCCAAGGGAGCCTATACCGTAATCAATAATGTGTTACCCCGCTATGGCTATCAACCCCCAAACACGACTGTGGCGATTCAAGGCTTTGGCAATGCGGGGGGGATTTTAGCGGAACTGCTTTTTAGGTCGGGTTATCGGGTTGTGGCGGTGAGTGATTCCCAAGGCGGTATTTATGCCCCAGAGGGATTAGATATTCCCAGTGTTAAGCAATATAAGGAAACGACGCGGGGCCTGGAGGCGGTCTATTGTGCCGGAAGTGTCTGTCAGCGCGTGGACTATCAACGGATTACCAACGCCGAACTGCTGCAACTGCCCGTGGATGTGTTGGTTCCCGCCGCCCTGGAAAAACAAATTACCCAAGACAATGCTGCCCAAGTCCAGGCCAAGGTGATTTTTGAGGTGGCTAATGGCCCGATTACTGCCGCTGCCGATGCAATTTTGGCGCAAAAGGGAATTCCGGTTTTTCCCGATATTTTAGTCAATGCTGGGGGAGTCACTGTGAGCTATTTTGAGTGGGTCCAAAATCGGAGTGGCTGGTATTGGAGTGCAGCAGAAGTGGATCAAAAACTTCAAGAGCGGATGTTACGGGAAACGAATGAAATTTGGCACATTGCCCAGGCCAAAACCATCCCCTTCAGAACGGCCGCCTATGTTCATGCCCTGGGTCGAATTAGTGATGCCATCAAGGCCAGGGGAACTCGGGATGATTATCAGGGCCAACACTAA